From the genome of Mugil cephalus isolate CIBA_MC_2020 chromosome 2, CIBA_Mcephalus_1.1, whole genome shotgun sequence, one region includes:
- the gemin6 gene encoding gem-associated protein 6: MLGWTLLGPLQWLRYVHKQVKVKTGLDEELRGWLLTVDPVSASMVLVTFKEDGASVRVVMGHAVEEVEVLQEADEETAERLRTAFLPQNSPSLDPDEVRTKRGTVLRWLQQNRVPVEEDGDELRVAGVLTITAPFRPEDCCSSNQIILDRIQKLIQIQPLPLETDPDPPETD; this comes from the exons ATGCTCGGCTGGACTCTGCTCGGTCCGCTCCAGTGGCTCCGGTATGTCCACAAACAGGTGAAGGTGAAGACGGGGCTGGACGAGGAGCTCCGCGGCTGGTTACTCACCGTGGACCCGGTGTCCGCCAG catggtCCTGGTGACGTTCAAGGAGGACGGTGCGTCGGTTCGGGTGGTGATGGGTCAcgctgtggaggaggtggaggttcTGCAGGAGGCTGACGAGGAGACGGCGGAGCGGCTCAGAACCGCTTTCCTTCCTCAGAACTCCCCCAGTCTGGACCCGGATGAGGTCAGGACCAAGAGGGGGACGGTCCTCCGGTGGCTGCAGCAGAACCGGGTCCctgtggaggaggacggagacgaGCTGAGGGTGGCGGGGGTTCTGACCATCACGGCCCCGTTCAGACCCGAGGACTGCTGTAGCTCCAACCAGATCATCCTGGACCGCATCCAGAAACTGATCCAGATCCAACCATTACCTCTAGAGACTGATCCAGATCCTCCAGAGACGGATTAA